Proteins encoded in a region of the Trypanosoma brucei gambiense DAL972 chromosome 4, complete sequence genome:
- a CDS encoding C-5 sterol desaturase, putative — protein MTTVVMSVALTATVFLGFSLYNRMVVPLIARVVGGRIPTRAQCLKTLTFKDRLFIALSKIFTVLFVYHSYLFITDTEVSNMSLNFNDFNVVLCGVAWMPVHLVALFIIYDFFYTLFHWALHWRPIYPLIHKHHHRQVTPFRGNDDAVNDHPIEYVIGEYNHIFALYLLTRIAPAGQVHVLTAILFVFIGGTLASLNHTRIDVYIPYVFNVRAHDLHHYQFKYNYGQYIMLWDWVFGTYKCSRVHGS, from the coding sequence ATGACCACAGTGGTGATGAGCGTGGCGCTAACCGCTACCGTTTTCCTCGGTTTCTCCCTCTATAACCGCATGGTAGTACCACTTATTGCGCGCGTGGTGGGTGGCCGCATCCCGACGCGAGCGCAATGCCTTAAAACCCTAACGTTCAAGGACCGGCTGTTCATCGCGTTATCAAAGATTTTTACGGTTTTGTTTGTATATCACTCCTACTTGTTCATCACTGACACCGAGGTGAGCAACATGTCGCTTAACTTCAACGATTTTAATGTTGTCCTCTGTGGTGTCGCGTGGATGCCTGTTCACTTGGTGGCGTTGTTCATCATATACGATTTCTTTTACACGCTCTTCCACTGGGCGTTGCACTGGAGGCCGATATATCCGCTGATACACAAGCACCACCACCGGCAAGTTACACCATTCCGCGGGAACGATGACGCCGTCAATGATCATCCCATTGAATATGTAATTGGGGAGTACAACCATATATTCGCGTTGTACCTTCTCACGCGTATTGCACCTGCCGGTCAGGTACATGTGCTGACTGCGATTCTGTTTGTATTTATAGGCGGAACGCTAGCGAGCCTCAACCACACGCGAATTGATGTGTACATTCCATACGTCTTTAATGTGCGTGCACACGACCTCCATCATTACCAATTCAAGTACAATTACGGGCAGTACATCATGCTCTGGGATTGGGTATTTGGAACCTATAAATGTTCCCGCGTCCATGGTTCATGA
- a CDS encoding mevalonate kinase, putative — MHVAVKDKTTRHHIGYGKVILFGEHFVVYGAESIVAGINEYTTCEISRLKHKPNVVEVIDERPAVPGYIKEKREEQRVAHGLVLRHLNIDTSKDGLLVKLGGPLVPSSGIGASASDVVSLSRALNELYTLNLSEEAVNRSAYAGECGYHGTPSGVDNTAATYGGIILFRRALKKSVFSRLALGKPLSIIVCSTGITASTTKVVADVARLKAAQPSWFDDLFEQYNACVREAKKALQSGNLRRVGELMNINHTLCQKLTVSCPELDAIATCCRTFGALGAKMSGTGRGGLVVALAANTQERDRIAKAVREQCKEAKFVWRYSVQPGGSKL; from the coding sequence ATGCACGTGGCTGTTAAGGACAAAACGACGCGCCATCATATCGGCTACGGCAAAGTGATCCTCTTCGGAGAGCATTTTGTTGTATACGGTGCTGAGAGCATTGTAGCAGGTATTAACGAGTATACAACATGTGAAATCTCTCGATTGAAGCACAAACCTAACGTTGTGGAGGTTATTGACGAAAGACCTGCGGTGCCCGGCTACATCAAAGAGAAGCGGGAAGAGCAGCGGGTTGCGCACGGGCTTGTGTTACGCCACCTGAACATTGACACGAGTAAAGACGGCTTGCTTGTGAAACTCGGTGGTCCGCTTGTTCCAAGCAGCGGCATTGGCGCCTCCGCAAGTGATGTTGTTTCGCTTTCACGAGCGCTGAATGAGTTGTACACCCTCAACCTCAGTGAAGAAGCCGTGAACAGAAGTGCGTACGCAGGCGAGTGTGGATACCATGGAACTCCAAGCGGCGTCGATAACACAGCAGCTACTTACGGTGGGATCATTTTGTTCCGCCGTGCGCTGAAGAAATCGGTTTTCAGTCGCCTGGCGCTCGGTAAACCTCTTTCTATCATTGTTTGCAGCACCGGTATTACCGCAAGTACGACAAAGGTCGTAGCCGATGTTGCGCGCCTGAAGGCCGCTCAGCCGTCGTGGTTTGACGACTTATTTGAACAATACAATGCGTGTGTCCGTGAAGCAAAGAAGGCACTGCAGAGCGGGAATTTGCGCCGCGTTGGGGAACTGATGAACATAAACCATACCCTATGCCAAAAACTAACGGTTTCATGCCCTGAGTTGGACGCCATTGCAACGTGTTGTAGAACTTTCGGGGCACTTGGAGCAAAGATGTCAGGCACAGGTCGGGGTGGCCTTGTGGTTGCGCTTGCCGCAAACACTCAAGAGCGGGACCGCATTGCAAAAGCTGTGAGGGAACAATGCAAAGAGGCAAAGTTCGTCTGGAGGTACAGTGTTCAGCCCGGCGGAAGTAAGCTATAG